AACGCCACGCACCACCACCAAGACCGAGACGGATGATCAAGGACGGACCGTCACGAGTGTGTCCAGCTTCTACAGCGGCCCGCTGCATCCGGGAACTAATCTATTCGAGTCGCAGTTTCCAAATTCAGCAGCACCCAGGCCCGCCGTTCCTGCTTCTCTCCCAGTCCTGCCCAACCAACCCTTCCCGGGACAAGCACCGCCACCCAATCCCAATCGGCCTTCATTGGGCTTTCCCCTTCCTGCAATGCCTAGTCCCCGTTCGACTACACCTCTACCCGCACTGGCTCCTAGCTTCGGGCTGGACATGTTAACGACCACGCCTTTCCCACCTCTAGACGATTTTTTGCAACAGAGGACGACCCCCAGAATAGATGGTAATACAGATGAGAGCATTCCGCCTCCATTGCCCACCAGACGACCAACGGCGAATGCTCCACAAGAAGGGGACAAGTCGATCGAGGACTACCTATCGAAGGTGAATCTCAGCCCGTCGGATATATTAGCCCAGAATGGAGAAGTGGTCAAGACCATTGTGGATAAGGATGGACGCATCCTGAGTGCCAGATTTGTCCTTAGCACTGTCAGAGAGGAGGAGCAAATCCGCCAGGAGCCTCAGCCCACCAAGTGACCTAATTTTGAGACCGATTAACTTCCTTGGAATTGCGACATTAATGAAAGGTATGTCTTCGCGGAAATACATTGAgcataaattaataaataataatacaaatgaAAGTGCTTATCAGTA
The sequence above is a segment of the Drosophila miranda strain MSH22 chromosome 4, D.miranda_PacBio2.1, whole genome shotgun sequence genome. Coding sequences within it:
- the LOC108164003 gene encoding leucine-rich repeat extensin-like protein 5, coding for MRVARLQASIASLLLLCFVMGTATAYPSAEGPSQWLMEQARALQIDDVTMGELWRTKQPVVITKPDAEGQMLSVTYELSADGTSISRTTTRETRPARLEANVDAAKPNEDWELLPNRLSHQFSPNLGTDLGFSLSNGFGSTFGSFGSSNGFPQWPAHWPSFNLPPGVTPRTTTKTETDDQGRTVTSVSSFYSGPLHPGTNLFESQFPNSAAPRPAVPASLPVLPNQPFPGQAPPPNPNRPSLGFPLPAMPSPRSTTPLPALAPSFGLDMLTTTPFPPLDDFLQQRTTPRIDGNTDESIPPPLPTRRPTANAPQEGDKSIEDYLSKVNLSPSDILAQNGEVVKTIVDKDGRILSARFVLSTVREEEQIRQEPQPTK